Proteins from a genomic interval of Marmoricola sp. OAE513:
- a CDS encoding L-aspartate oxidase, giving the protein MIRVPERLLAGEPGWSRTADVVVIGTGIAGLTAALRLRGHVDKILVVTKDVLSAGSTQWAQGGIAAALGPGDTPAEHELDTLVAGAGACDLEAVRVLVNEGPEAVRELIALGANFDHSAAGELSLTREGGHHRDRIAHAGGDATGAEIQRALVAAIEAAPEIEVIQHALAVDLQLDAAGSVCGLTLHVMGEGQRDGVGEVRCRAVVLASGGLGQVFSQTTNPGVSTGDGMALALRAGAVLRDLEFVQFHPTVMYLGPDSTGQQPLISEAVRGEGAFLVDFEGNRFMQGVHELADLAPRDVVAKAITRKMHEEGKPHMWLDARHLGKEFWERRFPTILATARSHGVDPVTELIPVSPACHYASGGVATDLWGRSTIPGLYATGEVACSGVHGANRLASNSLLEGLVFSRRIAAVLPDELGEQSEPAEDRRTPGVVAAKVRTAMQATMTEQVGVLRNAPGLAAASAALAELAQTEGEEGTEGWETTNLVSISAALAASAALREETRGTHWREDFADRNDADFAGHFDVVLVDGTPVITFNPADATDRGQL; this is encoded by the coding sequence GTGATCCGGGTCCCCGAACGACTCCTCGCCGGCGAGCCCGGTTGGTCGCGCACGGCTGACGTCGTGGTGATCGGGACCGGCATCGCCGGCCTCACCGCTGCCCTGCGGCTGCGCGGCCACGTCGACAAGATCCTGGTCGTCACCAAGGACGTCCTGTCGGCCGGATCGACCCAGTGGGCCCAAGGGGGTATCGCTGCGGCGCTCGGACCGGGTGACACCCCGGCCGAGCACGAGCTCGACACCCTCGTCGCCGGTGCCGGCGCCTGCGACCTCGAGGCCGTCCGGGTGCTCGTCAACGAGGGTCCGGAAGCGGTCCGCGAGCTGATCGCGCTCGGCGCCAACTTCGACCACTCCGCCGCCGGCGAGCTCTCGCTGACCCGGGAGGGCGGTCATCACCGCGACCGGATCGCGCACGCCGGCGGCGACGCCACCGGCGCTGAGATCCAGCGGGCGCTGGTCGCCGCGATCGAAGCGGCGCCGGAGATCGAGGTCATCCAGCACGCCCTCGCGGTGGACCTGCAGCTGGACGCGGCTGGGTCCGTGTGCGGGCTCACCCTGCACGTGATGGGCGAGGGCCAGCGCGACGGGGTGGGCGAGGTCCGCTGCCGTGCGGTCGTCCTGGCCTCCGGCGGTCTCGGTCAGGTCTTCTCGCAGACAACCAACCCCGGGGTCTCGACCGGCGACGGGATGGCGCTCGCGCTGCGTGCCGGGGCAGTGCTGCGCGACCTGGAGTTCGTCCAGTTCCACCCGACCGTGATGTACCTCGGGCCGGACTCGACCGGCCAGCAGCCGTTGATCTCCGAGGCCGTCCGCGGCGAGGGCGCCTTCCTGGTGGACTTCGAGGGAAACCGGTTCATGCAGGGCGTGCACGAGCTCGCGGACCTCGCCCCGCGCGACGTGGTCGCCAAGGCGATCACCCGCAAGATGCACGAAGAGGGCAAGCCGCACATGTGGCTCGACGCCCGCCACCTGGGCAAGGAGTTCTGGGAGCGACGCTTCCCCACGATCCTGGCGACAGCTCGCAGCCACGGCGTCGACCCGGTCACCGAGCTGATCCCGGTCTCGCCCGCCTGCCACTACGCCTCCGGCGGCGTCGCGACCGACCTGTGGGGACGCTCGACCATCCCCGGTCTCTACGCCACCGGCGAGGTCGCCTGCTCCGGAGTGCACGGAGCCAACCGCCTGGCGTCCAACTCGCTGCTCGAAGGCCTGGTGTTCTCGCGGCGGATCGCTGCGGTGCTCCCCGACGAGCTCGGTGAGCAGTCAGAACCGGCCGAGGACCGTCGTACGCCGGGCGTCGTCGCGGCCAAGGTCCGCACCGCGATGCAGGCGACGATGACCGAGCAGGTCGGCGTGCTGCGCAACGCTCCCGGCCTGGCTGCCGCGAGCGCAGCCCTGGCGGAGCTCGCCCAGACCGAGGGCGAGGAGGGCACCGAGGGCTGGGAGACCACCAACCTGGTGTCGATCAGCGCTGCCCTGGCGGCGAGTGCGGCGCTGCGCGAGGAGACCCGCGGGACGCACTGGCGCGAGGACTTCGCCGACCGCAACGACGCCGACTTCGCCGGGCACTTCGACGTGGTGCTGGTCGACGGCACGCCGGTGATCACCTTCAACCCGGCGGACGCCACCGACCGAGGGCAGCTGTGA
- the panD gene encoding aspartate 1-decarboxylase, with protein sequence MLRTMMKSKIHRATVTQADLHYVGSVTVDEDLLDAADLLPGELVHIVDVTNGARLETYTIAGERGSGVIGINGAAAHLVHPGDIVILIAYGQMETAEARSYEPHVVFVDADNKIVTLGSDPAGVPEGSGLLRGDLVASR encoded by the coding sequence ATGCTCCGCACCATGATGAAGAGCAAGATCCACCGCGCCACGGTCACCCAGGCCGACCTGCACTACGTCGGCTCGGTGACCGTCGACGAGGACCTCCTCGACGCCGCCGACCTGCTGCCCGGCGAGCTCGTCCACATCGTCGACGTCACCAACGGCGCCCGTCTGGAGACCTACACGATCGCCGGTGAACGCGGTTCCGGCGTGATCGGCATCAACGGCGCGGCCGCGCACCTGGTGCACCCGGGCGACATCGTCATCCTGATCGCGTACGGCCAGATGGAGACTGCCGAGGCCCGGTCGTACGAGCCGCACGTCGTCTTCGTGGACGCCGACAACAAGATCGTCACCCTCGGGTCCGACCCGGCGGGTGTGCCCGAGGGCAGCGGCCTGCTCCGGGGCGACCTCGTCGCGAGCCGCTAG
- the panC gene encoding pantoate--beta-alanine ligase: protein MSTTLVRADSRADLVSALAAHGGRVGFVPTMGALHDGHLALIHRARAEVGTSGAVVVSIFVNPTQFAPGEDLDRYPRTLEADLAACAEAGADIVFTPAVAEMYPAGLDGGVTVDPGALGSVLEGSSRPTHFRGVLTVVAKLFGLVRPDVAVFGQKDYQQLALIRRMAAELCLGVEVVGVETVREPDGLALSSRNRFLDADQRREAVVLSRALFAAREDAARGAAAALGAARAQLRTSHVVDLDYLEITGTDLGPAPQSGEARMLVAARVGSTRLIDNIALTLGTQGEN, encoded by the coding sequence GTGAGTACCACGCTCGTCCGCGCCGACAGTCGCGCGGACCTCGTCAGCGCGCTCGCGGCGCACGGCGGTCGGGTCGGTTTCGTGCCGACCATGGGCGCGCTGCACGACGGGCACCTCGCGCTGATCCACCGGGCTCGCGCCGAGGTCGGTACGAGCGGCGCCGTCGTCGTCTCGATCTTCGTCAACCCGACCCAGTTCGCCCCGGGGGAGGACCTGGACCGGTACCCGCGCACTCTGGAGGCCGACCTCGCCGCGTGCGCCGAGGCCGGTGCCGACATCGTCTTCACCCCAGCCGTGGCGGAGATGTACCCGGCGGGTCTGGACGGGGGCGTGACTGTGGACCCCGGAGCGCTCGGCAGCGTGCTCGAGGGCTCGTCCCGGCCGACGCACTTCCGCGGCGTGCTCACGGTGGTGGCGAAGCTGTTCGGCCTCGTCCGCCCCGATGTCGCGGTCTTCGGGCAGAAGGACTACCAGCAGCTCGCGCTGATCCGCCGGATGGCGGCCGAGCTCTGCCTGGGCGTCGAGGTCGTCGGAGTGGAGACCGTGCGCGAGCCGGACGGACTCGCGCTGTCGAGCCGCAACCGGTTCCTGGACGCCGACCAGCGCCGAGAGGCGGTAGTTCTGTCCCGCGCCCTCTTCGCCGCCCGCGAGGACGCGGCGAGGGGAGCCGCGGCCGCCCTCGGTGCCGCGCGGGCGCAGCTGCGCACCTCGCACGTGGTCGACCTCGACTACCTCGAGATCACCGGCACCGACCTCGGGCCGGCGCCGCAGTCCGGCGAGGCCCGGATGCTCGTCGCAGCCCGCGTCGGAAGCACCCGCCTCATCGACAACATCGCTCTCACGCTCGGAACCCAAGGAGAAAACTGA
- a CDS encoding DUF2520 domain-containing protein: MTRIGVVGAGRVGAVLAAALRAAGHEIVSVAGSSTASLDRAATLLPGVPVEKPTDVAKNCDLLLLTVPDDMLENVVTTLVGAGAIREGQYVCHTSGRHGLAVLDAASAIGARPLAMHPAMTFTGTEVDLDRLAGCVFGVTTEGSGRAFAESLVRDLGGIPMWVAEDKRTLYHAGLAHGANHLVTLVSQAMELLAASGADDPAATLRPLLNAALDNALNSGDAALTGPIVRGDVNTVRAHLADIAATAPATIPSYVELAKATADRALLDGRLLPIRAVKIVRLLDEALAAVAHPAVPPAQVRRHAPARRFDAL, translated from the coding sequence ATGACCCGTATCGGGGTTGTTGGTGCCGGCAGGGTCGGTGCCGTCCTGGCTGCAGCGCTGCGCGCCGCGGGCCACGAGATCGTGTCCGTCGCGGGTTCCTCCACGGCCTCCCTCGACCGCGCCGCGACGCTCCTCCCGGGTGTTCCGGTCGAGAAGCCGACGGATGTCGCCAAGAACTGTGACCTGTTGCTGCTGACCGTCCCCGACGACATGCTCGAGAACGTGGTCACCACGCTCGTCGGCGCCGGCGCGATCCGCGAGGGGCAGTACGTCTGCCACACCTCAGGGCGCCACGGACTGGCCGTGCTCGACGCGGCGAGCGCGATCGGGGCGCGTCCGCTGGCGATGCACCCTGCGATGACGTTCACCGGCACCGAGGTCGACCTGGACCGTCTCGCCGGCTGCGTCTTCGGCGTCACCACCGAGGGATCCGGACGAGCCTTCGCCGAGTCCCTGGTGCGTGACCTCGGCGGCATCCCGATGTGGGTCGCGGAGGACAAGCGGACGCTGTACCACGCGGGTCTCGCCCACGGCGCGAACCACCTGGTCACCCTGGTCTCCCAGGCGATGGAGCTGCTCGCGGCCTCCGGCGCCGACGACCCGGCGGCGACGCTGCGTCCGCTGCTCAACGCCGCCCTCGACAACGCGCTGAACTCCGGGGACGCCGCGCTGACCGGTCCGATCGTGCGCGGGGACGTCAACACGGTCCGGGCGCACCTCGCCGACATCGCCGCCACGGCTCCGGCGACCATCCCGTCGTACGTCGAGCTGGCGAAGGCGACGGCGGACCGGGCGCTGCTGGACGGCCGGCTGCTGCCGATCCGTGCGGTCAAGATCGTCCGGCTGCTCGACGAGGCCCTCGCCGCCGTCGCGCACCCGGCGGTGCCGCCCGCACAGGTACGACGCCACGCGCCGGCCCGGCGGTTCGACGCGCTGTGA
- a CDS encoding AMP-binding protein, with product MEAPPAASIVADNRLIDVRTGTETTWADLPRVDLVAPAAVVVQDSFGALAWAREHALTGAELLVVAASRMEANLRAELLGGGFDVVTDSAGGPVVEASTDPRPAEDGRLWLLTSGSTGRPKRIGHTLDSLTTVAGDLAPRRWLCPYSPGTYAWWQVVTLALGSPAQDLVVVDPTALDGWAEAAARYGVTAASGTPTFWRQALMGQKAQLPDVPLEQITLGGEPVDQAILDQLRAVFPAARISWIYASSELGASIVVHDGRAGFPVEWLDRETEGRPRLAVRENELVIASPHHGEGLEGAVPTGDAVVVEDGRVIITGRINSDEINVGGAKVSAGVVRGVLQQHPDVAWAQVRGRKSPMVGNLVVADIVLADGVENTRELITAIQAFAGESLPEYGVPRMVKVLDEIPVTVTGKSAL from the coding sequence ATGGAGGCACCTCCCGCCGCGAGCATCGTTGCTGACAACCGGCTGATCGACGTCCGGACCGGAACCGAGACGACCTGGGCGGACCTGCCCCGGGTCGACCTGGTGGCTCCCGCGGCCGTCGTCGTGCAGGACTCGTTCGGTGCCCTCGCCTGGGCTCGCGAGCACGCTCTGACGGGCGCCGAGCTCCTCGTCGTGGCTGCGTCGCGGATGGAGGCGAACCTGCGCGCCGAGCTGCTCGGCGGAGGATTCGACGTGGTCACCGACAGTGCCGGAGGCCCGGTCGTCGAGGCGAGCACGGACCCGCGCCCGGCCGAGGACGGCCGGCTCTGGCTGCTCACGTCCGGCTCGACCGGGCGCCCCAAGCGCATCGGCCACACGCTGGACTCGCTGACCACGGTCGCCGGCGACCTCGCCCCGCGACGGTGGTTGTGCCCGTACTCGCCCGGCACCTACGCCTGGTGGCAGGTCGTGACGCTCGCGCTGGGTTCGCCCGCGCAGGACCTGGTCGTGGTGGACCCGACCGCGCTGGACGGGTGGGCCGAGGCCGCTGCCCGGTACGGCGTCACGGCTGCCTCCGGGACGCCCACCTTCTGGCGCCAGGCGCTGATGGGGCAGAAGGCCCAGCTCCCCGACGTCCCGCTGGAGCAGATCACGCTCGGCGGTGAACCCGTGGACCAGGCGATCCTCGACCAGCTGCGCGCCGTCTTCCCCGCAGCGCGGATCTCCTGGATCTACGCCTCCTCCGAGCTCGGCGCCTCGATCGTGGTCCACGACGGGAGGGCGGGTTTCCCGGTCGAGTGGCTCGACCGCGAGACCGAGGGCCGCCCCCGCCTCGCCGTGCGCGAGAACGAGCTCGTGATCGCCTCGCCGCACCACGGCGAGGGCCTGGAAGGGGCCGTGCCCACCGGTGACGCCGTCGTGGTCGAGGACGGGCGGGTGATCATCACCGGTCGGATCAATTCCGACGAGATCAACGTCGGTGGCGCGAAGGTCAGCGCCGGTGTGGTGCGCGGCGTGCTGCAGCAGCACCCGGACGTCGCGTGGGCGCAGGTCCGCGGACGGAAGTCGCCCATGGTCGGCAACCTGGTCGTCGCCGACATCGTGCTGGCCGATGGTGTCGAGAACACCCGCGAGCTGATCACCGCCATCCAGGCCTTCGCGGGCGAGAGCCTTCCCGAGTACGGGGTGCCGCGGATGGTGAAGGTGCTCGACGAGATCCCGGTGACGGTGACCGGCAAGTCCGCCCTCTGA
- a CDS encoding SGNH hydrolase domain-containing protein, with the protein MEAATDKSDAYDKQSSGDDCWSYLPNFRVKTCTFGEADSATNVVVVGNSHAGQWLPALQRLAGQNDFKVSTLLASQCALSEVRQNFDTDAKSRACLRWVEKVTTRVIAMKPDLVVMTNRISTAAEGESLQDSYPAYGDGYRAVLERWKQAGIKVLVLHDTPAPGFQIPDCIATEGSRYSNCDGDRKTWVKPEPVEGVVKALADPDIRFVDLNDNICEAKTCQAVTGGVITYFDGSHLTATYAATLAPYLGVPLLEMLGRSSG; encoded by the coding sequence GTGGAGGCGGCGACCGACAAGTCCGACGCCTACGACAAGCAGTCCAGCGGCGACGACTGCTGGTCCTACCTCCCGAACTTCCGGGTGAAGACCTGCACCTTCGGCGAGGCGGACTCCGCGACCAACGTCGTCGTGGTCGGCAACTCGCACGCGGGTCAGTGGCTCCCGGCACTCCAGCGCCTCGCCGGCCAGAACGACTTCAAGGTCAGCACCCTGCTGGCGTCCCAGTGCGCCCTGAGCGAGGTGCGCCAGAACTTCGACACCGACGCCAAGAGCCGCGCCTGCCTGCGCTGGGTCGAGAAGGTGACCACGCGGGTGATCGCGATGAAGCCGGACCTGGTCGTGATGACCAACCGGATCTCGACCGCCGCCGAGGGCGAGTCGCTGCAGGACAGCTACCCGGCGTACGGCGACGGGTACCGCGCCGTCCTGGAGCGGTGGAAGCAGGCCGGGATCAAGGTGCTGGTCCTGCACGACACCCCTGCTCCGGGGTTCCAGATCCCCGACTGCATCGCCACCGAGGGATCGCGCTACTCCAACTGCGACGGCGACCGGAAGACCTGGGTGAAACCGGAACCCGTCGAGGGCGTCGTCAAGGCACTGGCCGACCCGGACATCCGCTTCGTCGACCTCAACGACAACATCTGCGAGGCCAAGACCTGCCAGGCCGTCACCGGGGGTGTGATCACCTACTTCGACGGCTCCCACCTGACGGCGACCTACGCGGCCACCCTGGCGCCGTACCTGGGCGTGCCCCTGCTGGAGATGCTCGGTCGGTCGAGCGGCTGA
- a CDS encoding glycosyltransferase, which translates to MAGQPRFTIISAVYNVGRYLPEFIASIEAQDFDLSRVEVIMVDDGSSDDSHARLTAWAQRRPELVTVITQPNAGQGAARNTGMRSATGEWVTFPDPDDIVDPNYLSTVDAFATAHPDVHMVAANRLIWNETTGVTSNTHPLFRFFSHDRLVDLEDSETSFHGSAPAAFFRLDVLREFALAFDDRIRPNFEDGHFSSLYLLHCRQPKVGFLKSTSYHYRKRADQSSSLQGSMLHPGRYTDVFEHGYAAILDAAEELTGTIPRWLQHFLAYELLGYLSAYENGTVPVLGAGPEIEAFHAHMTAVLRRLDLEHVLPRLEMTTAPWQRDALQHGYSGQDWCSAHVLVDTFDKTQKLARVRYLYAGAPPTEIVVNGETEVSPRHAKTRDLNYFGRTLLRERIMWVRYTPDLRIKLNGDWAEVAFLRPISKLTRVSANRLRRHTGRPSRYDRRLVERVVPVPETPLAKKARALADKPRTAKKFADAWVLMDRVHDAGDSGEVLFRRLRTHHREINAWFVIEQGTADWTRLRKEFGKRVVAHGSLEWMALMAHCSNLLSSHADVPIMAPTAIATFAEANWRFTFLQHGVIKDDLSSWLNRKQIDLFVTSTRAELASIAGDGTPYVFTTKETKLTGLPRFDRLREVGQRFGPDQRDLLLVAPTWRQWLVESLAVDSQRRSSSDAVLDSDFVHQWLDLLRSPELAELCRAHGLTIGFLPHPNLQSLLPRLDLPAHVRPLSYDGVDVQEYFARARVLVTDYSSIAFNAAYLNRPTVYFQFDADLVTKGSHVGRPGYFSYTADGFGPVTEDTAGAVDAVRDALAHGADPQPEYLARIEATFPDRDGSCSERVIAEVLALRKTDRETQQVPTPAGRP; encoded by the coding sequence ATGGCCGGCCAGCCACGATTCACGATCATCAGCGCGGTGTACAACGTCGGCAGGTACCTGCCGGAGTTCATCGCCTCGATCGAGGCCCAGGACTTCGACCTCTCCCGGGTCGAGGTGATCATGGTCGACGACGGCTCCTCCGACGACTCGCACGCCCGGCTGACCGCGTGGGCGCAACGCCGGCCCGAGCTGGTCACCGTGATCACCCAGCCGAACGCCGGCCAGGGCGCCGCCCGGAACACGGGCATGAGGAGCGCCACCGGTGAGTGGGTCACCTTCCCGGATCCCGACGACATCGTCGACCCCAACTACCTGAGCACCGTGGACGCGTTCGCGACCGCCCACCCCGACGTGCACATGGTGGCCGCGAACCGGTTGATCTGGAACGAGACCACCGGCGTCACCTCGAACACGCACCCGCTGTTCCGGTTCTTCAGCCACGACCGGCTGGTCGACCTCGAGGACAGCGAGACGTCCTTCCACGGCAGCGCCCCGGCCGCGTTCTTCCGGCTCGACGTGCTGCGCGAGTTCGCGCTGGCGTTCGACGACCGGATCCGGCCCAACTTCGAGGACGGCCACTTCAGCTCGCTCTACCTGCTGCACTGCCGGCAGCCGAAGGTCGGCTTCCTCAAGTCGACGTCGTACCACTACCGCAAGCGCGCGGACCAGTCCTCCTCGCTGCAGGGCAGCATGCTGCACCCGGGCCGGTACACCGACGTCTTCGAGCACGGGTACGCCGCCATCCTCGACGCGGCCGAGGAGCTGACCGGCACGATCCCCCGCTGGCTCCAGCACTTCCTGGCCTACGAGCTGCTCGGCTACCTCTCGGCGTACGAGAACGGCACCGTGCCGGTGCTCGGCGCCGGACCCGAGATCGAGGCGTTCCACGCCCACATGACCGCGGTCCTGCGGCGCCTCGACCTCGAGCACGTGCTTCCGCGGCTCGAGATGACCACCGCTCCGTGGCAGCGCGACGCCCTCCAGCACGGGTACAGCGGTCAGGACTGGTGCTCCGCCCACGTCCTGGTCGACACCTTCGACAAGACCCAGAAGCTCGCCCGGGTCCGCTACCTGTACGCCGGCGCGCCGCCGACCGAGATCGTCGTGAACGGCGAGACCGAGGTCAGCCCGCGGCACGCCAAGACCCGTGACCTGAACTACTTCGGACGCACGCTGCTGCGGGAGCGGATCATGTGGGTCCGGTACACCCCGGACCTGCGGATCAAGCTGAACGGCGACTGGGCCGAGGTCGCCTTCCTGCGACCGATCAGCAAGCTGACCAGGGTCTCCGCCAACCGGCTGCGTCGGCACACCGGACGCCCCTCGCGCTACGACCGGCGCCTCGTCGAGCGGGTGGTCCCGGTCCCGGAGACGCCGCTCGCCAAGAAGGCACGCGCCCTGGCCGACAAGCCGCGGACGGCCAAGAAATTCGCCGACGCGTGGGTGCTCATGGACCGGGTGCACGACGCCGGGGACAGCGGTGAGGTGCTCTTCCGACGGCTGCGCACCCACCACCGGGAGATCAACGCCTGGTTCGTCATCGAGCAGGGCACCGCCGACTGGACCCGGTTGCGCAAGGAGTTCGGCAAGCGGGTGGTCGCGCACGGCTCGCTGGAGTGGATGGCACTGATGGCGCACTGCAGCAACCTGCTCAGCTCGCACGCCGACGTCCCGATCATGGCTCCGACGGCCATCGCGACGTTCGCGGAGGCGAACTGGCGGTTCACCTTCCTGCAGCACGGCGTCATCAAGGACGACCTGTCGAGCTGGTTGAACCGCAAGCAGATCGACCTGTTCGTCACCAGCACCCGCGCGGAGCTCGCCTCGATCGCCGGCGACGGGACGCCGTACGTGTTCACGACGAAGGAGACCAAGCTGACCGGTCTCCCCCGCTTCGACCGGCTCCGCGAGGTCGGTCAGCGGTTCGGTCCCGACCAGCGCGACCTGCTGCTGGTCGCGCCGACCTGGCGCCAGTGGTTGGTGGAGTCCCTCGCGGTCGACAGCCAGCGGCGCAGCAGCAGCGACGCCGTCCTGGACTCCGACTTCGTGCACCAGTGGCTGGACCTGCTGCGCTCCCCCGAGCTGGCCGAGCTGTGCCGGGCCCACGGCCTGACGATCGGGTTCCTGCCGCACCCCAACCTGCAGTCCCTGCTGCCCCGGCTCGACCTGCCGGCGCACGTGCGTCCGCTGAGCTATGACGGCGTCGACGTCCAGGAGTACTTCGCCCGGGCACGCGTGCTGGTCACCGACTACTCCTCGATCGCGTTCAACGCCGCCTACCTCAACCGACCGACCGTGTACTTCCAGTTCGACGCCGACCTGGTCACCAAGGGCAGCCACGTCGGGCGCCCGGGCTACTTCTCCTACACCGCGGACGGCTTCGGGCCGGTCACCGAGGACACCGCCGGAGCGGTCGACGCCGTCCGGGACGCGCTGGCCCACGGTGCTGACCCGCAGCCGGAGTACCTGGCGCGGATCGAGGCCACCTTCCCCGACCGCGACGGCAGCTGTTCGGAGCGCGTCATCGCCGAGGTGCTGGCGCTGCGCAAGACCGACCGCGAGACCCAGCAGGTCCCGACCCCCGCAGGTCGACCCTGA
- a CDS encoding DUF6270 domain-containing protein, translating into MGTPAQRSVAVCGSCITRDNFNSRFNADYRRWYSVVAQSNQSSMIALMSPPVDPDVQDTDGLSDYDAWNVRSDLSRAFLDEIVAAQPEHLILDFFGDLHFGVLRLPDGRYVTDNRWKLHKTAQHASWVEAGGTRVLRPLDDPEAYFALWVEAMDRFAAHVAEHCPATRVIVHHGFYADKVVTGAGGRPRSLRRHANLPALKVGRINDFWARLDAHAVTAYGWDSIDLTAERYASVADHPWGPFWVHYSLDYYHRFLAELHVLDLAGRVPDDDAVRVAEVGDASRELVTDQAVFVRNAVRAGTERVGHLEKRGVVRALRDVTGRRAR; encoded by the coding sequence ATGGGCACTCCAGCGCAGCGCAGCGTCGCGGTCTGCGGCAGCTGCATCACCCGGGACAACTTCAACTCGCGGTTCAACGCCGACTACCGGCGGTGGTACTCGGTCGTGGCGCAGTCGAACCAGTCCTCGATGATCGCGCTGATGTCCCCACCGGTGGACCCGGACGTGCAGGACACCGACGGGCTCAGCGACTACGACGCCTGGAACGTGCGCTCGGACCTGAGTCGGGCTTTCCTGGACGAGATCGTGGCGGCCCAGCCCGAGCACCTGATCCTGGACTTCTTCGGCGACCTGCACTTCGGCGTCCTGCGGCTCCCCGACGGTCGGTACGTCACCGACAACCGCTGGAAGCTGCACAAGACCGCCCAGCACGCCTCGTGGGTCGAGGCGGGCGGCACCCGGGTGCTGCGTCCGCTGGACGACCCGGAGGCCTACTTCGCCCTCTGGGTGGAGGCGATGGACCGCTTCGCGGCGCACGTCGCCGAGCACTGCCCGGCCACGCGCGTGATCGTGCACCACGGGTTCTACGCCGACAAGGTCGTCACCGGCGCGGGCGGGCGACCTCGCAGCCTGCGCCGGCACGCCAACCTGCCGGCTCTGAAGGTCGGTCGGATCAACGACTTCTGGGCACGCCTCGACGCGCACGCGGTCACGGCGTACGGGTGGGACTCGATCGACCTGACCGCGGAGCGCTACGCCTCGGTCGCCGACCACCCGTGGGGCCCGTTCTGGGTGCACTACTCCCTCGACTACTACCACCGCTTCCTCGCCGAGCTGCACGTCCTCGACCTGGCCGGCCGGGTCCCGGACGACGACGCCGTGCGGGTGGCCGAGGTCGGCGATGCCAGCCGCGAGCTCGTCACCGACCAGGCCGTCTTCGTCCGGAACGCGGTGCGTGCCGGGACCGAGCGCGTCGGCCACCTGGAGAAGCGCGGCGTCGTGAGGGCGCTCCGCGACGTGACCGGCAGGCGCGCGCGATGA
- a CDS encoding DUF6270 domain-containing protein: MSRRTVAVCGSCATRDPFSTKFNPDYKRWYDTPIANFQNSFLALMSPPIEPEIGPDDTLDEYEERTLRADMTRSFLTDLIEVKPDYLIIDFSGDVWFGTLRLPDGRYLTDTEWKLRKTQQYQRLVEAGGLTTLGWRVDADAYFEIWTESMARFAAHLAEHCPDTHVIVHRIRSVDEVTLGATDRPRNLHRWARLKPVDVPTINRFRARLDDHVISTYGWDSIDLRSERYTSHSAHPWGAFWVHYTFDYHRRFLAEVHRRDLVARLDDRAADRIRVIAEAGSEHLVQQARLIRRADKAQRSLRRRLERRGVLATGRAVLGRQLRTRKVAAR, encoded by the coding sequence ATGAGCCGTCGTACCGTCGCGGTCTGCGGGAGCTGCGCGACCCGAGACCCGTTCAGCACGAAGTTCAACCCGGACTACAAGCGCTGGTACGACACCCCGATCGCGAACTTCCAGAACTCCTTCCTCGCCCTGATGTCGCCGCCGATCGAGCCGGAGATCGGCCCGGACGACACCCTGGACGAGTACGAGGAGCGGACGCTCCGTGCCGACATGACCCGCAGCTTCCTCACCGACCTGATCGAGGTGAAGCCCGACTACCTGATCATCGACTTCTCCGGCGACGTCTGGTTCGGCACCCTGCGGCTTCCCGACGGCCGCTACCTCACCGACACCGAGTGGAAGCTCCGCAAGACCCAGCAGTACCAGCGGCTGGTGGAAGCCGGGGGACTGACCACCCTGGGGTGGCGCGTGGATGCTGACGCCTACTTCGAGATCTGGACCGAGTCGATGGCCCGGTTCGCCGCCCACCTCGCGGAGCACTGCCCCGACACCCACGTGATCGTGCACCGGATCCGCTCAGTGGACGAGGTGACCCTGGGGGCGACGGACCGGCCCCGGAACCTGCACCGGTGGGCCCGCCTGAAGCCCGTCGACGTGCCCACGATCAACCGGTTCCGCGCGCGGCTCGACGACCACGTGATCTCGACGTACGGGTGGGACTCGATCGACCTGCGCAGCGAGAGGTACACCTCGCACTCCGCGCACCCGTGGGGAGCGTTCTGGGTGCACTACACCTTCGACTACCACCGCCGCTTCCTCGCCGAGGTGCACCGGCGCGACCTGGTCGCGCGGCTGGACGACCGGGCGGCGGACCGCATCCGGGTCATCGCCGAGGCGGGCTCGGAGCACCTCGTCCAGCAAGCCCGTCTCATCCGCCGTGCCGACAAGGCTCAGCGCAGCCTGCGTCGCCGCCTGGAGCGCCGCGGCGTCCTCGCCACCGGCCGCGCCGTCCTCGGCCGACAGCTCAGGACCAGGAAGGTGGCCGCCCGATGA